A stretch of Lathyrus oleraceus cultivar Zhongwan6 chromosome 6, CAAS_Psat_ZW6_1.0, whole genome shotgun sequence DNA encodes these proteins:
- the LOC127098500 gene encoding mitochondrial import receptor subunit TOM9-2 — protein MASQSRRGGVSLPDRPNNPQDSIITKISRSPIVSWSKQAYTDTSFVFKKLLKSTGNAAWITGTTFLVLVVPLIIEMDREQQLNDLELQQASILGTPPK, from the coding sequence ATGGCGTCTCAAAGTCGAAGAGGCGGTGTTTCTCTACCTGACAGACCAAACAATCCCCAAGACTCCATCATCACCAAGATCTCACGCTCCCCCATCGTCTCCTGGAGCAAACAAGCCTACACCGACACCTCCTTCGTATTTAAGAAACTCCTCAAAAGCACCGGCAATGCTGCTTGGATCACCGGAACCACCTTCCTTGTCCTCGTCGTTCCTCTTATCATCGAGATGGACCGCGAGCAGCAGCTCAACGatcttgaactccagcaggcTAGTATCCTCGGGACTCCTCCTAAGTGA